One window of Thermodesulfobacteriota bacterium genomic DNA carries:
- a CDS encoding amidohydrolase family protein: MIAPPLGQGITDFHVHAFPDDLAARAMHRLQTEGSIRAFLDGRLSSLLASMDQNGIERSVLCSIATRPGQFEPILAWSQAIRSRRIIPLASVHPADPEALARIDRIADAGLVGLKMHPFYQEFWLDEPRLLPLFQRISERRLLLVMHTGFDIAFPEERRADPSRIRQLLDTVPELRLVATHLGAWRQWPEVAELLVGRRILMEISFALDLLPAAEARHLLLAHPAECLLFGTDSPWTDQGATLALFRGLGLPPALEEQILAGNAARLLDGQDGPPGGPAAVER, translated from the coding sequence ATGATCGCGCCGCCACTCGGCCAGGGGATCACCGATTTCCACGTCCACGCCTTTCCCGATGATCTGGCCGCCCGGGCCATGCATCGCCTCCAGACCGAGGGCAGCATCCGGGCCTTCCTGGATGGCCGCCTGTCTTCTCTTCTGGCCTCCATGGATCAGAACGGCATCGAGCGCAGCGTCTTGTGCTCCATCGCCACCCGGCCCGGCCAGTTCGAGCCCATCCTGGCCTGGAGCCAGGCCATCCGCTCCCGCCGGATCATCCCGCTGGCCTCAGTGCATCCCGCGGATCCGGAGGCCCTGGCCCGGATCGATCGGATCGCCGATGCGGGCCTGGTGGGCCTCAAGATGCACCCCTTCTACCAGGAATTCTGGCTGGACGAGCCCCGGCTGCTGCCCCTCTTCCAGCGGATCAGCGAGCGCCGGCTGCTCCTGGTCATGCACACCGGCTTCGACATTGCCTTCCCTGAAGAGCGCCGGGCCGATCCGTCCCGCATCCGGCAGCTGCTGGACACCGTTCCGGAGCTGCGGCTGGTGGCCACCCACCTGGGGGCCTGGCGGCAGTGGCCGGAGGTGGCGGAGCTTCTGGTGGGCCGGCGGATCCTCATGGAGATCTCCTTTGCCCTGGATCTCCTGCCCGCTGCCGAGGCCCGCCACCTGCTGCTGGCGCACCCGGCCGAGTGCCTGCTGTTCGGGACTGACTCGCCGTGGACCGATCAGGGGGCGACCCTGGCGCTGTTCCGGGGGTTGGGCCTGCCGCCGGCCCTGGAGGAGCAGATCCTGGCCGGCAACGCGGCGCGGCTGCTCGACGGGCAGGATGGGCCTCCTGGCGGGCCGGCGGCGGTGGAACGGTGA
- a CDS encoding cyclic nucleotide-binding domain-containing protein, protein MRESDYLHLSPETGARLLKIPTLRHFGASFNKILTVSKIRTYEAGEEIIREGGTDKWVYCLMAGRARVVKAGEPIASLGPGAICGEMSIIDGSARSATVEACATTICLASDLSLIDRTGGNNELFLFILYRMFAQILTERLRQTSQQLIAARRELAQLRGGAEELVIDDHLALDIEELFPDLDATLS, encoded by the coding sequence ATGCGCGAATCGGACTACCTGCACCTGAGCCCCGAGACCGGGGCGCGGCTGCTCAAGATCCCCACCCTGCGCCACTTCGGCGCCAGCTTCAACAAGATCCTCACCGTCAGCAAGATCCGCACCTACGAGGCCGGCGAAGAGATCATCCGGGAGGGCGGCACCGACAAGTGGGTCTACTGCCTGATGGCCGGCCGGGCCCGGGTGGTCAAGGCCGGCGAGCCCATTGCCTCCCTGGGTCCCGGGGCCATCTGCGGCGAGATGAGCATCATCGACGGCTCGGCCCGCTCGGCCACCGTCGAGGCCTGCGCCACCACCATCTGCCTGGCCTCGGATCTGTCCCTCATCGACCGCACCGGCGGCAACAACGAGCTCTTCTTGTTCATCCTCTACCGGATGTTTGCCCAGATCCTCACCGAGCGGCTACGCCAGACCAGCCAGCAGCTGATCGCCGCCCGCCGGGAGCTGGCCCAGCTCCGCGGCGGCGCCGAAGAGCTGGTGATCGACGACCATCTGGCCCTGGACATCGAGGAGCTCTTCCCGGACCTCGACGCCACCCTCTCCTAG